The segment TCTATTAATTATTTTTGGCGGAAAATCTTGCGAGCACGATATATCCATTATTACAGCGCATCAGGCGATGGATTTTGCCGATGAAAACAAATACAATGTTTATCCCATTTACATAGACATCAACGGCTTGTTTTTGTACGGTCCGAAACTAAAAAGCTTTGAGTTCTGCAAGGATATAGACTATCATCAGCTTGAAACAATTTATTTCAAGCCTTCAGACAAAAATGTGTATTACAAAAAGAACAAGGTCTTATGCAAAGCAGATGCTGCCTTGTTGTGTGTGCATGGGTTAAATTGCGAGGACGGTACGTTGCAAGGCATGCTAGAAATGTCTGGTATTCCTTATACATCTTCGGGAGTTTTGGGCAGTTCTTTAGGAATGGACAAAATAGCAATGAAGATGTTTTTCAAAGGCTTGGGACTTAAAATCTTGCCTTATGTATGGACATACAAAGAAGAGTATTACAGTATTTTTGGGAACAAAGCTTTTTGGGATAAAATAAACGAAATAGGGTATCCTCTTATTGTCAAGCCTTCTAATCTAGGGAGCAGTATAGGAATAACGCGCGCTAGCGATGAAGAAAGCCTAAAGTCGGCTATGGATATTGCGTTCAAGTTTGACAACAGAGTGGTGGTAGAACAGGCATTAACTGATTTTATTGAGGTTAACTGTTCGGTTTTGGGTAGCAGCCTAGAACAAAAAGCTTCGGTGTGCGAACGACCGTTGAGCTGGCAGGCTTTTTTGAGCTTTGAAGACAAATATCTTACAAAAGGCGCAAAAATGGGCGGCATGGATAACCTAAAAAGAAAGCTGCCGGCAGATATACCGGAAGAGCAATCCCAAAATATTCAGCGACAGTCTTTGGAAGTTTTTAGGGCGTTAAACTGCAAGGGCGTAGTCAGAATTGACTATATTATTGACAAAACAGATCAAACTATATATATAAACGAGATCAATACAATACCTGGTTCGCTTAGTTATTATTTGTGGGATTATAGCGGAATAGACTTTTTTGATCTTATAGACAGATTGGTAGAACATGCGCTTTATGAAGCAGATCAAAAACGCTATCTAAAATATGCGTATGTATCCAATGTATTACATGGTGCGGGTGGTACAAAGGTCTAGAATTTTCAAAATCTTTTTCATAAAATAACCTCCTTTTTTAGGGACTGTTAGTATAAAGCTAAAAGTCCCTTTTTTATTTTTAATATTACTTTGGTAATTTGTTTTTTGATTTTATATACAGTATGTTATAATCAACATAAAAAGGAGAGAATTATGAAAATCAAAATGACCGTGCCTGTTGTTGAAATGCAAGGCGATGAAATGACCCGAATTTTGTGGGATTGGATAAAAGAGATTTTAATAGAGCCTTATGTTGAACTAAAAACTGAATTTTATGATTTGGGGCTAGAAAACAGAGACAAAACAGATGACCAAGTAACAATTGACGCGGCAAATGCGATAAAAAGACTGGGCGTGGGCGTAAAATGTGCAACCATAACTCCCAATCATCAGCGCATGACCGAATATTCTCTCAAAAAGATGTGGCTCAGCCCTAACGGCACTATAAGAGCTATTTTGGACGGCACTGTATTTAGAAGCCCTATTTTGGTTGACGGCATCAAGCCGTATATTCCTTCTTGGGTAAAGCCTATCACTATAGCCCGTCATGCTTATGGCGATATGTATAAAAATGTCGAATCCTTAATGGAAAAAGGTTCAAAAGCAGAACTTTTGATAACAAAAGCAGACGGAACTCAAATCAAACTGCCTATTTTTGATTTTGCTTCAGGCGGCGGAGTAGTCAGCGGTATGCACAATACGGACAAGTCTATATACAGCTTTGCTAAGTCGTGCTTTAATTATGCGGTTGATACTGTGCAGGACTTGTGGTTTGGTGCAAAGGACACTATTTCCAAGACCTATGACAATAGATTTAAAGAAATATTTAACGAACTATACGAAAATGAATATAAAACCAAATTTGACGAACTGGGCATAAAATACGAATACAGTCTGATAGACGACTCAATAAGCAGACTGGTAAGAAGCAGCGGCGGACTTATCTGGGCGTTAAAAAATTATGATGGTGATGTTATGAGCGATATGGTCGCTACCGCATACGGAAGTTTAGCTATGATGACTTCTGTGCTGGTAAGTCCGGACGGCAATTATGAATACGAAGCGGCACACGGCACTGTTACAAGACATTATTACAAATATCGTAACGGTGAAGAAACCTCAACCAATTCAGTGGCTACAATATTTGCTTGGACGGGTGCATTATATCGCAGGGGCAAGATGGATAACAATACAGAGCT is part of the Clostridia bacterium genome and harbors:
- a CDS encoding NADP-dependent isocitrate dehydrogenase, translated to MKIKMTVPVVEMQGDEMTRILWDWIKEILIEPYVELKTEFYDLGLENRDKTDDQVTIDAANAIKRLGVGVKCATITPNHQRMTEYSLKKMWLSPNGTIRAILDGTVFRSPILVDGIKPYIPSWVKPITIARHAYGDMYKNVESLMEKGSKAELLITKADGTQIKLPIFDFASGGGVVSGMHNTDKSIYSFAKSCFNYAVDTVQDLWFGAKDTISKTYDNRFKEIFNELYENEYKTKFDELGIKYEYSLIDDSISRLVRSSGGLIWALKNYDGDVMSDMVATAYGSLAMMTSVLVSPDGNYEYEAAHGTVTRHYYKYRNGEETSTNSVATIFAWTGALYRRGKMDNNTELCDFAQSLEKAVITTIEQGVMTGDLIGLFHKDNITPKKVNSKEFLIEIAKRLESI
- a CDS encoding D-alanine--D-alanine ligase family protein, with the translated sequence MKKNLLIIFGGKSCEHDISIITAHQAMDFADENKYNVYPIYIDINGLFLYGPKLKSFEFCKDIDYHQLETIYFKPSDKNVYYKKNKVLCKADAALLCVHGLNCEDGTLQGMLEMSGIPYTSSGVLGSSLGMDKIAMKMFFKGLGLKILPYVWTYKEEYYSIFGNKAFWDKINEIGYPLIVKPSNLGSSIGITRASDEESLKSAMDIAFKFDNRVVVEQALTDFIEVNCSVLGSSLEQKASVCERPLSWQAFLSFEDKYLTKGAKMGGMDNLKRKLPADIPEEQSQNIQRQSLEVFRALNCKGVVRIDYIIDKTDQTIYINEINTIPGSLSYYLWDYSGIDFFDLIDRLVEHALYEADQKRYLKYAYVSNVLHGAGGTKV